The genome window GGGCGCTGCCTCTTCCATTACGCCCGGCCCGGATTCAGGAGGTTCTGCACCGGGCCAGGCGCCGCCGGGAACGCCACCCGCACATGCACGGTGGTGCCGGGCACGGTGGCCGGGTCCACATTGATCCAGTGGCTGGCCAGCACCGGGGGCGTGGGTTCGGGGTCAATGGCCCGCACCAGCACGCGCCCGGCCGCCGGCACAATGGCGCACCAGCCCTCCTGGGCGGCACCGAAAGCCCGGATGGGCAGCACGCTCTGCAGGGTCAGGTCGTCGGGGGTGGCCCAGTACTCAATCAGCAGACTGGCGTGGGTGCGCCTCAGGTCCTCGGGGACCACGTCCAGCTGCACCTCCACGGCGTCGGGCTGACCAGGAAGCATGTTCATCCAGCCGGGCACGACCAGGCGACCACTGCGGGTGCTCTTGTACTGCTGCGCTGCGCTTTGGGTCATGGGCCCCAGAGTAGCGCCTGGGCCGGCCTAGTCGCGCTGCGCCGTGTGAATCAGCGCGCGCACCCCCAGAAAGCCCACCACGAAAAACAGCAGCGGCACAAGGTTGATGTTGAGTTCAGCGTCTTTCTCGGGTTCCAGGGCGTTCTGGCGGCGGTAGCGGATCATGGGCCCAGCGTACGGCACCCGGCTGAAGGCGCGGCCCCGCCTGGCCTTCACCCACACTTTACGCGTGTGCCTGTCCAGCTCCTGTGGCCCCCGGCGGCGCGCGGGCATTGCGCCGGCGCCCGCGCGCGGGTAGAACAGCCTCCGTGACCCCCACTGCCCATCTTCCGCAGACCATGCGCGCCCTGAGCAAGGCCCACCCCACCGAGGGCATCTGGATGACCGAGACCGAGGTGCCGGTGCCCGGGCCCAACGACCTGCTGATCCGGGTCAAAAAGGGCAGTATCTGCGGCACCGACGTGCATATTTACAAGT of Deinococcus arcticus contains these proteins:
- a CDS encoding uracil-DNA glycosylase produces the protein MTQSAAQQYKSTRSGRLVVPGWMNMLPGQPDAVEVQLDVVPEDLRRTHASLLIEYWATPDDLTLQSVLPIRAFGAAQEGWCAIVPAAGRVLVRAIDPEPTPPVLASHWINVDPATVPGTTVHVRVAFPAAPGPVQNLLNPGRA